A genomic region of Catalinimonas niigatensis contains the following coding sequences:
- a CDS encoding OmpA family protein, with amino-acid sequence MKHIAYTLLMILVSLSCFAQSYKKLMKTADKYYKDGFYTEAVNTYLQAAEEAPEDLELDYRIGQAYLKSKYKDRALPYLKKVYENTSDHKDQLLYNLALAYQYNHLFMEALDHFSAYREVTSNTFAADQHIMQCAIGIEYINNPKDVKISNVREINSDNQDYAPLVTADGNALIFTSRRAGSTGEEMAYDNNYYEDIYIARKKENQWSAPEKITGAVNTNYHECGAAISPDGTQLFIYMDEGDGDFYVSTYDGKIWGEPKPVGGVNSPYRELSISMNGEGNKLYFSSNRPGGYGGFDIYVSTLDDYERWGKPINLGPKINTSGDEDAPFIHADGETLYFSSTGHLGMGGFDIFKSKYLREKWTTPINLAYPINTAQDDNYFVIAKNNEYGYYATAREDGLGGNDVYAILMDKRDFIQEKKDAPLMTLTKKKDKETFLVGKISDLNSGISLEAEIILSDNEKNIVMTRTFSDPETGTFRVSIPEGTNLGLTVERDGYLFYSQNLKSSELKPFQDNRIVITLQESKVGTIGILKNIFFDTNKSNIRKESLVELNQIYALLKAQPNIVIQINGHTDNVGDDAYNQDLSERRARAVADYLLNFGLSSDRITAKGFGESKPIASNDYEEGGRSQNRRTEIEIIKILEKPTAP; translated from the coding sequence ATGAAGCATATTGCATATACATTACTGATGATTCTTGTGTCGTTATCCTGTTTTGCACAGTCTTACAAAAAGCTGATGAAAACAGCCGACAAGTACTACAAAGATGGGTTTTATACCGAAGCGGTCAATACTTATCTACAGGCTGCAGAAGAAGCCCCTGAAGATCTGGAATTAGACTACAGGATAGGGCAAGCCTATCTGAAAAGTAAATATAAAGACAGAGCGCTGCCTTATTTGAAAAAAGTGTATGAAAATACTTCCGATCACAAAGATCAACTCTTGTACAATCTTGCTTTAGCTTATCAGTACAACCATCTTTTTATGGAAGCCTTGGATCATTTCTCTGCCTATCGGGAAGTAACCAGTAATACTTTTGCTGCTGACCAGCACATCATGCAATGTGCCATCGGAATTGAGTATATCAACAACCCTAAAGATGTAAAAATCAGTAATGTTCGGGAAATCAATTCCGACAATCAGGATTATGCACCGCTGGTCACTGCCGACGGAAACGCTTTAATTTTTACCTCGCGCCGGGCAGGTTCTACCGGTGAGGAAATGGCTTATGACAACAACTACTACGAGGATATATACATTGCCCGTAAAAAAGAAAACCAATGGTCTGCTCCTGAAAAAATCACTGGGGCTGTCAACACCAACTACCACGAATGTGGAGCAGCCATTTCACCGGATGGCACACAACTTTTCATCTATATGGATGAAGGGGATGGGGACTTTTATGTGTCCACCTACGATGGAAAAATCTGGGGAGAACCCAAACCTGTAGGGGGAGTCAACTCTCCTTATCGTGAGCTTTCTATCTCTATGAATGGAGAAGGAAACAAACTCTATTTTTCCAGCAACAGGCCAGGTGGCTATGGAGGATTTGACATTTATGTATCTACTCTGGATGATTACGAACGCTGGGGTAAACCCATTAATTTGGGGCCAAAAATTAATACCTCAGGGGATGAAGATGCCCCCTTTATCCATGCCGATGGAGAGACCTTGTATTTCAGCTCTACCGGCCATTTGGGCATGGGAGGATTTGACATCTTTAAGAGCAAGTATCTGCGTGAGAAATGGACAACGCCCATTAATCTGGCTTATCCGATCAATACGGCACAGGATGATAATTATTTTGTTATCGCAAAAAATAACGAGTACGGCTATTACGCCACCGCGCGTGAAGACGGATTAGGAGGAAATGACGTTTACGCCATTCTGATGGATAAACGAGACTTTATTCAAGAAAAGAAAGATGCTCCGCTGATGACTCTGACCAAAAAGAAAGACAAAGAAACCTTTCTGGTGGGTAAAATCAGTGATTTGAATAGCGGAATATCTCTGGAAGCAGAAATTATCCTTTCTGACAATGAGAAAAACATCGTGATGACCCGTACCTTTTCTGATCCAGAGACAGGTACTTTCCGGGTTTCCATTCCCGAAGGAACGAATCTGGGCTTAACGGTAGAACGGGATGGGTATCTCTTCTATTCACAGAACTTAAAATCTTCTGAATTAAAGCCTTTTCAGGACAATCGTATCGTCATCACCTTACAGGAAAGTAAAGTAGGTACTATCGGAATTCTGAAGAATATCTTTTTTGATACCAATAAATCCAATATCCGTAAGGAATCGCTGGTTGAACTTAACCAGATTTATGCACTGCTTAAAGCTCAACCTAACATTGTGATCCAGATCAACGGACATACGGATAATGTGGGTGATGATGCTTACAATCAGGATTTGTCAGAAAGAAGAGCCCGTGCTGTAGCTGATTACCTTTTAAATTTCGGCCTGTCATCAGATCGGATTACTGCTAAAGGTTTTGGTGAAAGCAAACCTATTGCTTCCAACGATTATGAAGAAGGGGGAAGATCTCAAAACCGACGGACTGAAATAGAAATTATCAAAATCCTGGAAAAGCCAACGGCACCCTAA
- a CDS encoding type ISP restriction/modification enzyme yields MPLAKKILSFLHHLQSAHAPDEVSVQNLTHYLPLWTEQYKKTYLALFEQIKKEKAKSRSLKASVSGFSEELRIRLSDQLPENDLLKILTEALLLSCILKENEWQSLVDHTHLSSLAAVIQQLKTPGENTSLDTLQEISKEIAVYLPDEIQKPVWQYLHHSQQHNTSYSILTTKAGAQLISFSNYLLKRKIGLSLNDQDLQILWLNTAENHWEQNLLSQLEPDLQQKAFAERILSCQINLFNFGLAYQEYLQQNQATAEQKAQLYWQDPLNVLGQGIQTNLFSSVNEKSTISDKLQKNTFSFIGLDIRQAHHPYRYARRSMQSTDQQILNAYQSLGIQDISIGQRERLLYWSMEKLGEQGMIMAILPRNILEENESRSFRHYLAQTFQEIYVLDLEEQEAGLAVLYLVKKSVSRPERQANIQYIHLALNELHDESNKDFEALKWQKVKPDQQDYWIGLPDSDFFDMYPIFGTTQSIFKHKAGGLKSFLDEWLIEDDAKLLEKKVKYLLKQYAKEAQKEDNTPDIKWPETLRKMAQSGMTLSYDKQKIKKIQLKPFVFAFIYAEEKLLLHSDNLLPSIGYDSSSKQAFPLNLPWHSQLFDHFSVFPLKPHTAQGKAEENISDAALAHFQTHYKLRTKNLDQTFIVFPPENISTTLDKIESVSRDLPVIRKYPNQINRLLEEARHFTSDVELLTPPYEKIDEFKRKVLRLEKDAIERKVIYQRVKTYIEELKEQLATLTREHDDAKKDYEAVSKESIFYYTYAVLHDPNYRQKYQAFLRRELPHIPLLPKFRQWVQWGKAIFQAHQVNAESERLSAQIQMKEEKHEKQLSKTFTYDLDEERSTIELNEQTIQITLSNIPKTAWNYQFAGGSPLMHYLDYLSKKISRNKKVKEQFTQTHLSDKAQIIANLRHLCSLSIQLAAIENEMQKAHF; encoded by the coding sequence ATGCCCCTAGCTAAGAAAATTCTTTCTTTCCTGCATCATCTTCAATCTGCCCATGCGCCGGATGAAGTCAGCGTACAAAACCTAACCCACTATCTCCCCCTCTGGACTGAACAGTACAAGAAAACATATTTGGCACTCTTTGAGCAAATCAAAAAGGAAAAAGCCAAATCAAGATCATTGAAAGCTTCGGTATCAGGTTTTTCTGAAGAGCTTCGTATCCGGTTATCAGATCAGCTTCCTGAAAATGATCTGCTCAAAATCCTCACGGAAGCACTTTTACTCTCCTGTATCCTGAAAGAAAATGAATGGCAAAGTCTGGTAGACCATACCCATTTATCTTCATTGGCAGCAGTTATCCAACAACTGAAAACCCCGGGAGAAAATACTTCTCTGGATACATTACAAGAGATAAGCAAAGAAATAGCTGTTTATCTACCTGATGAAATCCAAAAGCCGGTTTGGCAGTATTTACATCATAGTCAGCAACATAATACAAGCTACTCCATACTTACTACGAAGGCTGGCGCTCAACTTATTTCTTTTTCAAACTACCTTCTCAAACGAAAAATCGGCCTAAGCCTGAATGATCAGGATCTGCAAATCCTCTGGCTCAATACTGCGGAAAACCATTGGGAACAAAACCTGCTCAGCCAATTAGAACCTGATTTACAGCAAAAGGCTTTTGCAGAAAGAATCCTAAGCTGTCAGATCAACCTATTCAATTTTGGACTTGCTTATCAAGAATATCTACAGCAAAATCAGGCTACAGCAGAACAGAAAGCGCAACTATACTGGCAGGACCCACTGAACGTATTGGGGCAAGGTATTCAAACGAATTTGTTTTCGTCGGTGAATGAAAAAAGTACAATCTCAGACAAACTTCAAAAGAATACTTTCTCATTCATTGGCTTGGATATAAGACAAGCACACCACCCCTATCGCTATGCCCGCAGGTCTATGCAAAGCACAGATCAACAAATCCTGAATGCCTATCAAAGTTTAGGTATCCAGGACATTTCTATTGGCCAAAGAGAACGCCTACTGTACTGGTCAATGGAGAAACTGGGAGAGCAGGGAATGATAATGGCTATTTTACCCAGAAATATATTGGAGGAAAATGAAAGCCGATCTTTTCGTCACTATTTGGCGCAGACCTTTCAGGAGATTTATGTATTGGATCTGGAAGAGCAGGAAGCAGGATTGGCTGTACTGTATCTGGTCAAAAAATCAGTTTCCAGACCAGAGCGTCAAGCCAATATACAGTATATTCATCTTGCCCTCAATGAACTTCATGATGAAAGCAATAAGGATTTTGAAGCTCTGAAATGGCAAAAAGTAAAGCCCGATCAGCAAGATTACTGGATCGGATTACCGGACAGTGATTTTTTTGACATGTATCCAATCTTTGGAACAACTCAGTCCATATTTAAACATAAAGCCGGAGGTCTGAAAAGCTTTTTGGATGAATGGCTGATAGAGGATGATGCGAAGCTGCTGGAAAAAAAGGTCAAATACCTTTTAAAGCAATATGCCAAAGAAGCTCAAAAAGAGGATAATACACCCGACATTAAGTGGCCGGAAACCCTAAGGAAGATGGCACAAAGTGGCATGACATTATCCTACGACAAACAAAAAATCAAAAAGATACAGCTCAAACCTTTCGTATTTGCATTTATCTATGCTGAGGAAAAACTTTTACTTCATTCCGACAATTTACTTCCCTCTATAGGCTATGATTCTTCTTCTAAGCAAGCATTTCCTTTGAACCTGCCCTGGCATAGCCAGCTTTTTGATCACTTTTCAGTCTTCCCGTTAAAACCCCATACGGCTCAGGGAAAAGCAGAAGAAAATATCAGCGATGCAGCCCTGGCGCACTTTCAGACACATTATAAACTGCGCACCAAAAATCTTGACCAGACTTTTATTGTTTTTCCACCGGAAAATATCAGCACGACGCTTGATAAAATTGAATCCGTCAGTCGGGACTTACCCGTCATCCGAAAATACCCTAACCAGATCAATCGTCTGCTGGAAGAAGCCCGCCACTTTACCTCGGATGTAGAGTTACTCACACCCCCTTATGAAAAAATTGATGAATTCAAACGTAAAGTCCTGCGACTGGAAAAAGATGCCATTGAAAGGAAAGTCATCTACCAGAGAGTCAAAACCTATATTGAGGAGCTGAAAGAACAGCTTGCGACCCTTACCCGTGAACATGACGATGCAAAAAAAGACTATGAGGCAGTCAGCAAAGAAAGCATCTTCTACTACACCTATGCCGTATTGCATGACCCGAATTACCGGCAAAAGTATCAGGCGTTTTTACGAAGAGAGCTTCCTCATATTCCTTTGCTTCCGAAGTTCAGGCAGTGGGTGCAGTGGGGTAAAGCCATATTCCAGGCCCATCAGGTAAACGCTGAATCCGAAAGACTTTCTGCGCAAATTCAGATGAAAGAAGAAAAACACGAAAAGCAACTATCCAAAACTTTTACTTATGATCTTGACGAAGAAAGAAGCACTATAGAATTAAATGAACAAACCATTCAGATTACCTTGAGCAATATTCCCAAAACAGCCTGGAACTATCAATTTGCAGGTGGCTCTCCCTTAATGCACTATCTGGATTATTTATCTAAGAAAATCAGCAGAAATAAGAAAGTTAAAGAGCAGTTTACACAAACTCACCTTTCTGATAAAGCACAAATTATAGCAAATCTAAGACACCTTTGCAGTCTGAGTATCCAGCTTGCAGCGATAGAAAACGAGATGCAAAAAGCCCATTTCTGA
- a CDS encoding AMP-binding protein: MDNLNPLGLFSRQHFDIIMQTTAKDNLLKKAQLWQLICASATDVLSFDQFKEIYYSIYKNDPLGIAWLPDEKTIRNANVSQLMQKLNLNSYQELHTWSVTHRHLYWEKAIETLQIQFDRNYSQILDISAGGAENPDWLPNGKLNIIKSCFQAKGNQTAIIASDEEQTIRKISYQELKLLCNQVSNGLVKQNLQAGDRIVLYLPLCIEAVAAYLGIIQAGMVAVLVADSFSPQELKKRIESSNAQAVVTFDAYRYGGKALKIYDKIKAAQAPASIIISNQTGSDLRAEDVLWKDFLGDVHFSPVSAEPETLISILFSSGTTSEPKAIPWTQLTPIKCAADAHFHQDVHSEDVLTWTTGMGWMMGPWTIFAALMNKATLALFNGSAASPAFGSFVEKAGISILGTIPSLVKVWRNTGLMEKYNWNIRVFSSTGEPSQVEDYLYLIWLAKFKAPIIEYCGGTEIGGGYITGTVVQPASPATFTTATLGLELYFRDEERGNMGTHQDGEVFIVPPSIGLSQMLLNRDHHAEYYEGTPQLNDDTPLRRHGDSYQLYADLIEDTTFYKSRGRADDSMNLGGIKVSAVEIEKIINQHPAVYESAAVAVSPKDGGPEALLIFYVPQHKQIEEDQLKKEWQVMLSQQLNPLFRIKEIIRKGSLPRTASNKLMRRTLRKEYMEKY, translated from the coding sequence TTGGATAATTTGAATCCTTTGGGTTTATTCAGCAGACAACATTTTGACATCATCATGCAAACTACAGCGAAGGATAATCTTTTGAAAAAAGCACAGCTTTGGCAGCTTATCTGTGCATCAGCCACTGACGTGCTCAGTTTTGACCAATTCAAAGAGATTTACTATAGCATCTACAAAAATGATCCTCTGGGTATAGCCTGGCTTCCTGATGAGAAAACTATTCGCAATGCCAATGTCAGTCAGCTGATGCAAAAGCTAAACCTCAACAGCTATCAGGAATTACACACTTGGTCGGTGACCCACAGACATCTTTATTGGGAGAAAGCAATAGAAACGCTCCAGATACAATTTGACCGCAACTATAGCCAAATATTGGATATTTCTGCTGGTGGGGCAGAGAATCCCGATTGGCTTCCCAACGGCAAGTTGAATATCATCAAAAGTTGCTTTCAGGCCAAAGGCAACCAGACAGCTATCATTGCTTCTGATGAAGAGCAGACTATTCGTAAAATAAGTTATCAGGAACTTAAACTACTGTGTAACCAAGTATCCAATGGTTTGGTGAAACAAAATCTTCAGGCCGGAGATAGAATCGTGCTGTATCTTCCGCTCTGTATAGAGGCTGTGGCCGCTTATCTGGGCATCATTCAGGCCGGAATGGTGGCCGTATTGGTAGCTGATAGTTTTTCTCCTCAGGAACTGAAAAAGAGAATTGAAAGTAGTAATGCCCAAGCTGTGGTGACTTTTGATGCGTATAGGTATGGAGGAAAAGCACTCAAAATATATGACAAGATCAAAGCAGCTCAGGCGCCTGCTTCCATCATCATATCAAACCAGACTGGATCTGATTTACGTGCAGAAGATGTCCTCTGGAAAGATTTTCTGGGGGATGTACACTTTTCGCCTGTCTCAGCTGAGCCGGAAACGTTGATCAGTATTTTATTTTCTTCAGGAACGACTAGCGAACCCAAAGCCATTCCCTGGACACAACTTACACCTATCAAATGCGCAGCAGATGCCCACTTTCATCAAGATGTACATTCGGAAGATGTGCTGACGTGGACAACAGGTATGGGTTGGATGATGGGCCCCTGGACGATATTTGCAGCCTTGATGAACAAGGCTACGCTGGCGCTTTTCAATGGCTCAGCAGCCAGCCCTGCGTTCGGCAGTTTTGTAGAAAAAGCAGGAATCAGCATTCTTGGTACTATTCCATCTTTAGTCAAAGTCTGGCGAAATACCGGCTTGATGGAAAAGTACAACTGGAATATCCGGGTCTTTAGTTCTACCGGAGAACCCTCACAAGTTGAGGATTATTTGTACCTGATCTGGCTGGCAAAGTTCAAAGCGCCCATTATTGAGTATTGTGGAGGTACAGAAATTGGTGGAGGGTACATCACTGGTACTGTGGTTCAGCCTGCTTCACCCGCCACTTTCACCACAGCAACACTGGGTCTGGAGCTTTACTTCAGGGATGAAGAAAGGGGAAATATGGGTACACATCAGGATGGCGAAGTCTTTATTGTTCCTCCTTCCATCGGTCTTTCTCAGATGCTACTGAACCGGGATCATCATGCAGAATATTATGAAGGCACACCTCAGCTTAATGATGATACTCCGCTACGCAGGCATGGAGACAGCTATCAGCTTTATGCTGATCTTATAGAAGATACTACTTTTTACAAAAGCCGCGGCAGGGCAGATGACAGCATGAACCTGGGGGGTATCAAAGTAAGTGCAGTAGAAATAGAAAAGATTATCAATCAGCATCCTGCGGTTTATGAGAGCGCAGCGGTAGCGGTATCACCCAAAGATGGTGGACCGGAAGCATTGCTCATCTTCTATGTTCCTCAACACAAACAGATTGAAGAAGATCAACTCAAAAAAGAATGGCAGGTAATGCTGAGCCAGCAACTCAATCCACTCTTCCGTATCAAAGAAATCATCAGGAAAGGGTCTTTACCCCGAACAGCATCCAATAAACTGATGCGCAGAACGCTACGAAAAGAATATATGGAAAAGTACTAA
- a CDS encoding SGNH/GDSL hydrolase family protein — translation MIMSCSADKVQKVVFFGDSITAAGASDPSGYINLMRQQLDTTEYQLIGKGIGGNKVTDLEKRIEDDVLALQPDIVFVYIGINDVWHFYGPEGAVGTEIDRYEEGLRTLASQLKEKNIRTIFCTPTVIGEDPAFDGEINDELDQYAEVVRKVADETGAELCDLRKEMKDYLKEKNTQSQNSGILTSDRVHMNQNGNQFLAEQMLPYLD, via the coding sequence ATGATCATGTCTTGCAGTGCTGATAAAGTACAAAAAGTTGTTTTTTTTGGCGATTCCATTACTGCTGCCGGAGCGAGTGATCCTTCGGGCTACATCAACCTAATGCGTCAGCAGTTAGATACTACTGAATATCAGCTGATTGGAAAAGGGATTGGTGGCAACAAGGTGACTGATCTGGAAAAGCGTATTGAAGATGATGTGCTGGCACTTCAACCTGATATTGTTTTTGTATACATAGGAATCAATGATGTATGGCATTTCTATGGACCGGAAGGGGCGGTAGGAACTGAGATTGACCGTTATGAAGAAGGATTACGTACCCTTGCCAGCCAATTAAAGGAAAAAAATATTAGAACAATCTTTTGTACCCCTACTGTAATTGGTGAAGATCCTGCATTTGATGGAGAGATTAATGATGAACTGGATCAATATGCTGAGGTGGTCAGGAAAGTGGCGGATGAAACAGGCGCTGAACTATGTGACTTAAGAAAGGAAATGAAGGATTACCTCAAAGAAAAGAATACACAATCCCAAAACAGTGGCATACTCACTTCGGACAGAGTACACATGAATCAAAATGGTAATCAGTTTTTGGCAGAGCAAATGCTACCATATCTTGATTAA
- a CDS encoding BNR-4 repeat-containing protein: MKITIPLLFVLSICLIFSPDTIAQSTKASNKVVKTFSEDGAWCWFSDPRAVYYEGEHQRTYAGWVDSTGNIMIGYFDHANGEIKTHILHENLEVDDHDNPALHFTEEGKLMIFYAKHSTESPIYQMVSREPENISEWEERRSLYLNDTVTYEGYSKTYTYANVWKVQDELFLLWRGMDFKPNYSISKDDGQTWSQGKILILPERIYSNRRPYVKVYSDGGEKLHIAFTDGHPRNETENSIYYAYYQQGDFYKANGDKITSLADVPFTPEQAELVHNGNTDNKTWIWDIAADDEGNPVLTYASFPTDTAHYYHYARWNGKQWEKEKLIHAGKWFPQTQPNISEREMNYSGGVVLDHENPSTVYLSREHEGVFEIEQWQRKGKGRWDKFQLTTSSSLDNVRPYAVYNAKEGNPMQMFFMTNERYVHYTDYRSAIKMWVNPTE, encoded by the coding sequence ATGAAAATTACTATTCCTCTTCTTTTTGTCTTAAGCATCTGTCTCATTTTTTCTCCGGATACTATTGCCCAATCCACAAAAGCTTCTAATAAAGTGGTCAAAACCTTTAGCGAAGATGGTGCCTGGTGCTGGTTTTCTGACCCACGCGCTGTTTACTACGAAGGTGAGCATCAAAGGACTTATGCTGGCTGGGTAGATTCTACCGGTAACATCATGATTGGCTATTTTGACCATGCAAATGGTGAAATCAAAACCCATATCCTGCACGAGAATCTGGAAGTAGATGACCATGACAATCCGGCACTCCATTTTACTGAAGAGGGAAAGTTGATGATCTTTTATGCCAAGCATTCTACAGAAAGCCCAATCTATCAGATGGTCAGTCGTGAGCCGGAAAATATCAGTGAATGGGAAGAGCGCCGCTCCCTTTACCTGAACGATACCGTAACTTATGAAGGCTACTCTAAAACTTATACCTACGCCAATGTGTGGAAAGTACAGGATGAGCTCTTTCTGCTTTGGAGAGGTATGGACTTCAAACCCAACTACTCCATTTCCAAAGATGACGGACAAACATGGTCGCAGGGTAAGATACTGATCCTACCCGAACGAATTTATAGCAATCGCCGTCCTTATGTCAAAGTCTATAGCGATGGTGGAGAAAAACTGCACATCGCTTTTACCGACGGCCATCCGCGAAATGAAACAGAAAACAGCATTTATTACGCTTACTATCAGCAAGGTGATTTTTACAAAGCCAACGGAGACAAAATTACTTCCTTAGCAGATGTCCCTTTCACTCCTGAGCAGGCTGAACTCGTCCATAACGGAAATACTGATAACAAAACCTGGATCTGGGACATAGCAGCAGATGATGAAGGGAATCCGGTACTTACTTATGCCTCTTTTCCAACAGATACTGCTCATTACTATCATTATGCAAGGTGGAATGGAAAGCAATGGGAAAAAGAAAAGCTTATACATGCTGGAAAGTGGTTTCCCCAAACGCAACCCAACATCAGCGAAAGAGAAATGAACTACTCCGGTGGCGTGGTGCTAGATCATGAAAACCCTTCTACAGTATATCTGTCAAGAGAGCATGAGGGCGTGTTTGAGATAGAACAGTGGCAAAGAAAAGGGAAGGGAAGATGGGATAAATTTCAACTTACCACATCCTCGAGCCTGGATAATGTACGTCCCTACGCGGTCTACAATGCGAAAGAAGGAAATCCGATGCAAATGTTCTTTATGACTAATGAACGTTATGTTCATTACACTGATTATCGTTCAGCCATAAAAATGTGGGTAAATCCGACTGAATAA
- a CDS encoding YkgJ family cysteine cluster protein — MSVLNFNMSIKRKVKAVEKLYSALDQEMQLFSKGTGMHCLTGCGKCCFKPDIEATILEFLPFAYHLFINKQAEEWLEKISTYKESQVCAILQALGTDQKQGKCSSYPHRGLICRLFGFSAAFDKYGERRLSTCNVIKTELPEIHSKADAWVKEGQTTPVMRNYYYRLCNIEPRLTDKFYPINKAIGLAIEEVLAYYSYRSLPRAS; from the coding sequence ATGTCAGTTCTTAATTTCAATATGTCCATCAAAAGAAAAGTCAAAGCGGTTGAAAAGCTGTATTCAGCACTGGATCAGGAAATGCAATTATTTAGCAAGGGTACGGGAATGCATTGCCTGACAGGTTGTGGAAAATGTTGTTTTAAACCCGATATAGAAGCCACAATCCTGGAATTCCTACCCTTTGCCTATCATCTGTTTATCAATAAGCAAGCGGAAGAATGGCTGGAAAAAATCAGTACTTATAAGGAAAGTCAGGTATGCGCCATATTGCAAGCGTTGGGTACAGATCAGAAGCAGGGCAAATGCTCATCCTATCCGCATAGAGGCCTGATCTGCCGCTTATTTGGTTTTTCTGCTGCCTTTGACAAATATGGTGAACGGAGACTTTCCACCTGCAATGTCATCAAAACTGAGCTGCCTGAAATCCACAGTAAAGCCGACGCTTGGGTAAAGGAAGGGCAGACCACGCCTGTGATGCGTAATTACTATTATCGGCTATGCAACATTGAACCCCGGCTTACGGATAAGTTTTATCCCATCAATAAAGCCATAGGCTTGGCCATTGAAGAAGTGCTGGCATATTACAGCTATCGTAGCCTTCCCCGGGCCTCCTGA
- a CDS encoding response regulator — MIKFNKVLLVDDDEVSNFINTQVLSDVNLADEIMIAMNGQEALDMLNQCARKHASQATTCCPDLIFLDLNMPVMNGFEFLQACEYCRKKKISIVILTSSSNQKDVETAHQFPQVKCYLNKPLTADKVQKALLQI; from the coding sequence ATGATAAAATTTAACAAAGTGCTGCTGGTTGATGATGATGAAGTTTCAAACTTTATCAATACGCAGGTGTTGAGTGATGTTAATCTGGCTGATGAAATTATGATTGCCATGAACGGACAGGAAGCATTGGATATGCTGAATCAATGCGCAAGAAAACATGCCTCACAAGCTACCACATGTTGTCCTGATCTGATCTTTCTTGATTTGAATATGCCGGTGATGAATGGTTTTGAGTTTCTCCAGGCCTGTGAGTACTGTCGTAAGAAAAAGATCAGTATCGTAATCCTGACCTCTTCCAGCAATCAGAAAGATGTAGAAACCGCTCATCAGTTTCCGCAGGTAAAATGTTACCTGAACAAACCTTTAACCGCTGACAAAGTACAAAAAGCCCTGCTACAAATTTGA